The sequence below is a genomic window from Lolium perenne isolate Kyuss_39 chromosome 7, Kyuss_2.0, whole genome shotgun sequence.
cttattcatatgcttgcaagacattagacgacattccaccgagagggcccagagtatatctatccgtcatcgggatggacaaatcccactgttgatccatatgcctcaactcatactttccggatacttaatcccacctttataaccacccatttacgcagtggcgtttgatgtaatcaaagtacctttccggtataagtgatttatatgatctcatggtcataaggactaggtaactatgtatcgaaagcttataacaaataacttaatgacgtgatcttatgctacgcttaattgggtgtgtccattatatcattcacataatgacataaccttgttattaataacatccaatgttcatgatcatgaaacgatgatcatctattaatcaacaagctagttatacaagaggcttactagggacacacatgtatcaatgtttcggttaatacaattatagcatggtatgtaaacattatcataaactcaaagatattataataaccattttattattgcctcttgggcatatctccaacaataaatgtataacttagtaagactCCTATATTGTAagataagttgggttcgcctcgaacccaggagtattcctcttaggacctaagaggagctccgagatgatatgtacattatgcttgtaataataaatgaatgagttatggacctgctatgttctgttgtactactctgagggatgtaatatttgcggaatggtacttcgtgaatgttatatcaacgactggcatactacaacaagcAGTGGTATACAGGGTCACCACACACATCATGCTTTCTTTCACAGCATTGTCACCTCATTGAGATAATGAATTGCAAGGATTTCGTGGCGACAAAGATCATTAAAACCGAGTTGTGCACGATGGAAATTTAAAAGTCTTGATCTATaaaattattttaaaaaaataaaggTAAAGCTTGGGCATTGAGGTGGCATTATTGTTATGTTTTCAAGTTCTGTTTGTATCAAATATGTCTTTATTTTTATCGTACTAACTGATTCTGTTAGAATCATATATGACATTCATGTTTGAGGACTATTTTTGCATTATTTGTTTTAGTTTGCCCTACCTTAAATTTTTTTCAATCCTTCGCCACTGCCTACATCATTCCATATCAGGACCAGCCAACGGGCTGTGATAGCGCGACATGTGATCTAATAGTCACGAAGTCGAAGTCAACTTAGTGGTTGATTGATGGCGTCGGCCACAACTTTGGAGGCAGAAGATCCAAACTGCTCGTATGAGAGAAAAATGAAGATACTACGCTCTGGACTAATGTTGCGAAGATTTTTGTTGGTACTTAATTCAAAGTGAGCGAGATATGATGGTATTACTTGAAATATAAGTGCATTTTGTGTTAATTATTGGCTGGAATTAAAGACATTAAAAGTTGGTGGTCATCTAGCTAACATTATTTATGCATACGTATACTTTGATGCACAGAAATTATTGAAGTTTGCTCTAGAATCATTGACCACATTGTTCATTTCATATGTGAGATGACTGGTTTTTCGATTCTAGCCCAAACTCATGATACTAGAAAAAGTAATGTACATAAATTATTTTGTTAGTGGATCGGTTATAACTTTAAATAATTGTGACATATCATCTATATCATGGAATTGTAGCTTAAAATCATTAAGATTAATGAAATATTTCTACTTTTCAACTTCTTTTAAATATATCGTGAGTTGGACAGACGCGGCAAAGCGCGCATCACAGTCTAGTTATAACCAATATGAGCCTAATTTTACTCTAAGGAGTCGTTTGGAAGCCAGACTTTCATttcatttgtagcattttgaaatgaatacatgcattcatttcatttacattataattccagaaatggacacttgtttggttgtcacaggaattgcaaatgacaacataattcaatattgaatttgtaaatgGCTTCCACAAGAATTGCAAATGACAGGTCTCGGCTCGGAATTGTGTTTACCCATGGtgtcattttgctggatttcctaaatgaaatgatGACCCAATTCTGTGacaaccaaacagcccacctatggaattccaaaatgaattccagAATTCCAGacccaaatgatggataccaaacgacttcTAAATGTTCGCCACGCCCCACCCAAGCACCATAGGATGCAAATTTCAAACTTTGCCAGGCCAACAACCACCTCTGTTTTCAGTTTATTAGAAATTACTCGTAAACTATATGGAATCTACAATAGCAACGTCAATGGCTTTTCAACAACATATTATTTGTATCAATTCAACATACGGTTCTCAGAAAGGATTACACACAAATATTCATATATATTGTATGTATTAGCTCTTTATTCTCCGCATGTGGGTACATGAAACTGCACTTGAGATGGAAAAAAAAACATGTAACTAGGTGACGATGCACGCATACCTAGCTACTACCTCCATTCGAAAATATAAGTTTTTTTAGAAAGCTAAGTTACCTTTCTAAAAAGGTTTACATTTTGAAACCGAGATAATACTTTCTTATTCTCTGTATCAAGAGATGATGATTAGACAAACAACATGCATGCCACCAAATGATGATGCTTGCATAAACTACATAGCTTAATTGGTTTTGATTCATCATTTTGGCGCGTTTGTCCTTGGCAAACTCGACGAGGTTGTCGAGATCCGGCATAATCAGCTTGGTGGTGTCTAGTTCAGCAAAACTCTCTGTCCACTCCAACAGAAGCGGGGTTTTGGCAGCATCCAAGAGCTCGACACCACAAAGTGCATTGGTGCCCTGCATCCACGCGATCATGCCGGCCAACACGACATCAACGTACCCTTGGTTGTCACCACTGAAGAAGGGCTTCTTTGATTGTCCATCGGCGGACAGGAGCAACCCCTCTAGCGTCTCCACCATCTCGATCGTCTCTCTCACGGCTTCAGCCTTCTTCTTATCTGTTTGGACCTGGAACACTTTGAGCCATTGGCAACTAGCTGCAATAATTCATCAATGAGGATATTCATTCATCATTCTGGTCTAATTTTTTTTATATCCATTCATCATATACTGCCCCAAGCTGCCTGCTGGTAGCTAGTATACGTGTACCTTTTTTTATAATAAAATACATTTTATTACTTAAAAAATTAAGCATTACATCTGGCATGTGCATGATTAAAATGCACACAACCGATCAAATCAAAATGAACAAAAGATTAAAATAGAAAATGGCACAACACAATCAATCCACCAGGGAACTATAATGATGCCTAGAGTGATTGGAGGTTCAATCCATAGATCACGCTGCCATACATGTTGGACAAAAATATCTCTTTCCGTGTAGTTTAACCGTGTATCTCTATAAACAGGCCGCGATTCTCCACACGTTATAGAGAAGACCGGGAACGAAGCAAAGTTGTGCCATAACAACCAAATAAAAGGCAAGAGCTCTCATCCTAATAGGTATTTTAAATCTATGATCCACACCATTTAGCCAGTTGCAAAAAATATATGCAACGCTGCATGGCGGGAATAATTTAGAATCTACTTGGATGACTGGCCATATAAATCCAGCAAATTTGCACATAAATAACAAGTGCTTAATGGTATCCTTGTGATGACAAAATACACACTTCGTACTTCCATGCAAATTATTTTTTACAATGATTTTTTACGGGAATTACACCACTGCGAAGATGCCAAGCAAATTTTTAGTCTTTTAGCAGAATCtctatttttcattttttttgtttttgtcaaAAAAGGAGAATTTCATTTCCTGAACTCTACACCAACTAAGAATGCACACAAACATTAAGCATGCATACTAGGATTTTAATACTAATTAATATTAAAGCCCAGCAAATAAATTGCATTGGTACAAGGACATGTATACCTATGTAGAGACACATGTACCTTGCTAGGTGGCCGAGAACCGTGTCATGGCCCATGGAACGCTCGTAGAGGTCGTCTAGGAGGAGGGATAGGCCAATGGTGGCAAATACCTCGTCAATGCATTCCAAGATGACGAGAGACTCGCATATCGGGGACGCCGTTGTGGATAAGAACGAGCAGTTTTTTGGTCACCGGGCTAGAGTGAAGGAGGAGTCACTCTCGTTGTCGAGGTCCCCCTCCAAGAACTCGTAGCCCATGCTCTTAAAATTGTGTGCTAGCCTCACTCGTAGAGCGAATGGGCTCCTCCATGTCCCCAGGACCTTGAGCTCATGTCCTGCCACTGATACCTGTTCCTGCTCGCTTCTTGTCTCGGATTCCGCTACTGGGGTGTAGATCCTAGGAGGCGGAAGGGGAGATCCAACGGCGAGCAGGAAGTAGGACGAGCCAAAACGTGATCCTAGGAACAATGGACATGGTTTCATGGGTTCACTCAATCCCCGCTCTCTCCAACTATAGTGGTGATCATGTTATAGATAATAAAAGTACATACAAATGTGACGCTTTGATGGTAATTTTTAGGAAAAAGTCTATTCTAAACCCTGAACTCGTAGAGGTTCAACGAAATGAACCCCCAACTCTAAATCCCTGCCGTTCGTACCCTAAACTATGCAATCCTGGTCTAAATTGAACCCTGGAGCTGTTTGGGACAACGGGAAAAAAAGAATCCCGACCGGGAATACATATTGGGTCACTGACTAGATGGGTCCGTGATGTCAGAATCATCTTCTATCTTAATTCATCTCCATCCCTCATTAAAAAAAGCTGTCGCACAGGCACAGGGATAGCCGAGCCCGGCCATGACCCGCGACCTCTCGTCCCCGCCCTCCCCCGCTTGGCATGCTCGACCGCTAGCCCGACCCCGCCCGCCCTGCTTGGCCGCGACATAGTCCGCCCTGACTCAGCTCGTACCCTCTCAGCCGTCGCTCGCCTAGATCGACCGTGACCCTGCCCGTCCCCTCTCGACCGCCGCCAGCCTAGATGGACCGCGACCCTGCTCCCCCGCTCGGCCTCGCCCCGCCTGCCCCTGCTCGCCCACTAGCTGGGCATGAGAGTGCTAGGCTCGTGCTCTGGTTTCCGCTCTTGTCCGTGCTCTGCAAGGTCGCTGGCAGTCGCGTGCTGCTGCTTGAGGCGGCCATACTGCTGCGTGTTAATGGAATCGATTTGCTCTGAGAGCAGTGAAGTGCAATGGAAGCAATAAAGTTGCTGCTGCTTGAGACTGCGATGATGGCGTGCCCGTGGAAATACAGAACTAGGGACGACAACATTTGAATATACAATTAGGTAGGGCTTTTTCTGTAAATTTTATGCCTACGTGGCGCCAGTCAACTTGGTCAAAGTGCTCCAGGGTTTAATTTAGACCGGGATTGCATAGTTTAGGGTACAAACAACAGGGATTATGAGTTCGGGGTTCATTTCGTCGAATCTCTACGAGTTCAGGGTTTAGAATAGACTTTTTCCTAATTTTTATGATGGCTACATGTCCTAAAATATATGGTGGTTGCCAGTTGTCACCCTCGTAAGGACAATGTTGGTTTATTGTCACACCACACTGATCCTTCTCCCGTTTTACCCCCACATAAAGGATGTGGGATGCATTGTGTTATTCAATGCATGTGCCGTCTATCACTCGGCCACCCATTACCACCATACATCACACTACTTAATGACAAACACTTTAAACATAATAGCATCCCATTTATaagccttttcctactagtggaatTTGATGTGTTTTTTTGGTCAACCCAGTCGAGTCGGTTCCCTCGAGGCAGGAGAGCAGCGATGGCCACAGAGAAGGCCACCTCCCGCCGCCGCAACCCCTCCCGCCGCCATTCCGCCTCCCGCTGCCGCATCTAGGATTAGGGGTGGGCTAACATAGGGGGCGGCGACCGTCAGACTACGAGCATGGGGGCGGGGATGGTGAGAGGATGTGGGGGATGGGGTGAGGAAGACAAGGTCGGGGAGGGGCTTATCGGAGCCGTCGCACCGTCGGGTACCATCGGGAGAGTTGAGGAAGACTCGCGAGCGATCCTCGCTCGCTCTCTCGCGACGAAGCGGTGCGAGGGACAATTTTCACGCGTTTCCGAGCTCGCGACCTCGAAAACTCACAGGCGGAGCGGACACACGTGGAAGGGGCCTCGGAATTGGACCAAGTTTCCAGGCTCTGATTCTTAGACCATTCCAAATGGTGGAAATGGGCCTAAAATTCCAGGTTCTATgattctaagagcatctctaccgGTGGCCCCGATAGCATTTTGGGGGCCGACATTGAAAATGAGCTTGCATCGGTGCGCCCCAATAAGCGCCGAcgctttttcgagcccaataaaAGCGCCGACAACCCCGTACCGGCCCCTTCGCGAAGGGCGCGAATTGGGTGCACCGACGCCTCTTGGCATGCCGGTTTTCGCGGGTGGAGCCACCTTGGCAGCGAGAGGACCCAACGGCTGTGACAACCTTCAGGCTCCTCTCCCCTTCTTTGAGGCGTCATCAAGGTCCATCCTCCCCACCCCGTTCCAAGATCCCGGGTGAAAGCATAAATCCATGGATTTAGTGGCGGCGCAACCGTTGGTGTCGCATCCCTGTTGGGGGCGCCGTCTGGGAGGTTGGTTCTACGGGTGAGCATGTCATGGAGGGTCGGTAGTTGTAGGCGTTGTGTCTGGTGAGGTGATGACGACACTCTAGTCATGCAGGCTTGGCATATTTTGTGGAGTGCTCGTTGTCATTCTGGATGCTGCTCTCCGACGAGGTCGACACCCTTAGTCCTAAGCAGAAGAGGAAGTGTCCACTTCCCGTTGATTGTAGCCTGGTAATGAGCGCACATGCTCTTCTCCGTGGTGGCTGGTGTTGGTCGAGTTATCTGTTAAACCTGCTCCCGTTCTCAACGCAACTCATTCCTCAACAATCGAGCCCAAGCTCCACCTTTTTCTTTGGTTCTTCTTGGGTTGTTGCGGTGCAGCAGGCGTGGTGTGCTTCTCGTGGCGAAAGGACCGAATGGAGTGTTTACTCCTTGCCATCTTGTGTGCAGCTCTAGCCTAGATTTTGTGGTAGCAACTCTACCGAATGACGTTGTGCGGTGTCCTTCGATTTAGGACGAGAGAGCAGATTGCTCACTTCGGCGATGGAGAAGGTTCAGAGCTGCACCAACCCTAGGGATCTCTTgtttgtgtgctcgttttcaagacGGTGGCTGATCCTCTTATACTTCATCTTCACCGTCTACTATAGTCCGATGGAGGAGGGTATTGTTGCTTGCAATCAATGCTTAAATTTACCTTCTTTGTGTTTTTTTTGTGTGCGTTGGGTTGTTAGTTGTTTGATCAACACCTTGTATTAAAATGGACGATCGGGCTTTGTCAATTCAAAGTCGGGCACCTAAGTGCCACTTCTATCTTAAAAAATGCATTACAAGTCCATCCTAGCTGCTATATATGGTCATCGTACCACCGCAAGTAGTTCACCATCCAAGAGGTTAGTATAAACTACCTCACAAAATATGCATGCATTGGCATCAATCTTCAGTAAGTCCAAGATATCACACAATACACGTCATCATCATGAATGCATGCATCACCACCTCCAGGCTCCAGCAACCCTAGGACTAGTTGTCGTGGTGTTACCGCGACACGAGCCATCGAGGGTGGCAAGCGAAGAGAGGAGGAGCAACGCATGGAAAGAGTATCCGGGGGCAAGATTGGTAACCATGCGTAGCAACATAAACTCAACTCAATTTTACCCGCAAggggattttttttaaaaaaagaaaaCACAGCTCACGCTTGCTAGCATGATGTTGCTGCGTTTTGACTTTTGAGCAGCGGCGAACACTTGCAATGCATGACGTCGCCGGCGCGAGAACGTACGACGGCCAATtcgctttttttttttggaactaCGGTCAGTTTCGCTCGTTTTGCTCCGCCCGGGAGGTGGACTGTAGTGAGTGAGACCGGCGACGGAGCCGCTACTCGCTTCGTACACTGACAGTGGGCCATGCGTGCTAGCACTAGCAGGGTGGACCGACCCTGTTGTTGTCGTAACTGCCGCGGCCCATCAATGGCTCATATAGTCGGATTTCCCGTTATTTCAAACCGAGCCCCTCCCAACCCAGGACGCCCCATCAGATCTCACATGGAACGGAACGCAATCCCTTAATTATTGCCGAATTATTACGGGAATCCGATGGAAGGCTTTGCCTTCCGCCTTCGGCCCCTAACATAACCACCATTTCGCAACTCTTCTCCTTAAGTTCCGTTGCGCGTTTTGGGCTAACCTTTGGCACCGAATACCCAATATCTGGAGGCCCCTGGATGCAAACTTTCCCCAGACCGAGTCCACCACCACCAGCGGCCAAACCACAAAACGGCAGCAGCAAAGGACAGCAGCACTATAACTCGCAGTCGCAGCCCATTCCAAGACAGCAGCACAAAAGGGAACCAATCCCCCACACTCCGCCCCGCCCCGCGCCGCAGCGACAGCCAACTCCCTACACTGCCGGCCGCCTCCTCGTCGccgcctcctctcctcctctccgcgccgccgcccgagGTATACCCTCCCCGCGATCCCTCCCCGCAGCAGCATTCGCCCGTCGGATCTGGCCGCCGGCCTCTCCTATTTGTTTTTCCCAGCACTGTTTTGGGGGTTTCCGGGGGCTAGATAGATCTCGCCGAATTTGGTGGTGAAATGGCGGCGGTTACCGCTTCCGCGCCCCGCTCGCGTAACGGCCGGGGAGCGAGCAGCGCCGGGGCTGGAGATCTGTCCGTTGCTCGGAATCCGGTGCGGAACTAGCGGTTTCGGTGCGGTAGGTTGAATCCTAGGTCGTGGATGGGATCGCCCATGTTGGGAGTAATTGGGAGACAGGGTCTGCGAAATCCGATGCCGCTACTTCCAAGCTTGGTGACGCTTCGGTTGTCGAGTCGGCTGTACCAAGTCGGTGATCCAGTTCAGTGTGCCGGTGCTTCTAGCTATCCTGCGTTTGCTGTAGTAGGTCTCGAGTAGAGCTCCCCAGTCCCCACAGTCTACTGGAACCGACTCTCATCTCACATGGGTCCAATAGCTTTGGTGAAACCTAATTTGGTGTAAACCAGTTACACTAGTTTTTGTTGCTGCTTTGGATAGTTGCATTTTCATATTGTTGCTTAGTGGAATGGCTTACTGTTCTCTGCCCGTACATTACGGGGAATGCTCCACGCAATGATCACTGACACCCCACTATTTTTCTGTCTAATTGCTAGGGGAAACTGCAGTCCAGTCGTTTTGTTCTTATTATCCCTGTTTTGGGTGATCCATGCAGGTTGTGAGCATGTCAGATAGCGTGTTGCAAGATCTCAAGTCAGCTCAACCAGCTGGGCTGGAGAAAAGCAAAGAGAGTTCCGTGGAACCCTGCAATGCTAAGCCTGTGTTGAACGGCAGCAAGTGTGTCAAGAAGGAAGAGAAGCCTCTAACTGAATGTCCTGATGTGACCAATGGATGCGACGTTGCAGCTGTAGATGTTGAGTACATTGATTCTGAGAATCTCACTGATCTCCTGGATGTTGACGCAAGCCTTAGCGTATGCCACTAGCTGTTCATCATTTTCATGATTTCTTGTTGGTGCGTTACAGCTAAAATCTCTCTGCCCTAAGGTTTTCCATTTTATGTTTTTCAACAGACTCTGCTTGCAAGGCTGGAGTCAAAGGACTGGGTCAAGACATGTGAAGCTCTCAACAATGTTCGTCAGCTGGCCATATATCACAAGGAAAGGTTGCAGGAGCTGCTGTAAGTTGTTTCCTTGTTTTTGCTGTAAATTCTGTTAGCCTCTGATATCATTTGTCCATCCACATCGCTGTAGAACTACATTGCAACTGCTATATATTGATTGTGTTAACATTATTTGTCCATTGAATGATGCTATGAAACTACATTACATCTCTTATACTGACTATGTGCTATAAATGCAAATTCCAGGGAGCCTCTAGTTCCTCTTATTGTGAAATCTGTTAAGAATCCAAGGAGTGCTCTATGTAAAACCGCGCTTATGACCTGCCCTGACATCTTTAAGGCGTATGGTGAACTAATGGTCGACTCAATTGACCTTCTGGTGTGTTTCTACTCTTCCCACTATATGATGTTCACTAGTGCACTTGTTTAGTTTACGGATGACTATATGTACAAACCATGAAGTCTCTCAAAACATCATGCGTGTTATATGTGTTCGCAGCTGATGCCGCTATTTCTGAAATCTTCACAAGACAAGCGCTTCGTTTGTGAAGCTGCTGAGGCAGCCCTTATGTCAATGACAAGCTGGATCTCCCCTTCTGTATTGTTACCTAAAATGCAGCCCTACCTCAAGAACAGGAATCCACGGATTAGAGCAAAGGCATCTGTTTGTTTCAGCAACAGTGTACCACGCCTTGTAAGTGAAACCCTGTGAGACCACTAATTTTTTGGTCCCAGTTATTGTTAAACTATCTCCAAGTGATtcttagagaagccaaaggattaATTAAATACACCACATAGTAATGCTCAGCTAGATACAGTCGTACTTATGGATGTTTTGACTTCCTTGTGCTATTCTTCCTGTCCATGGGCTCAGTTAGAATTTCCATTCAACTTCTTCCAGGACTTTGTAGTTTATTTACATATGCAAATACTTTGTTTGAATTTTCTGCGTCATAATATGAAGCTGGAGTTTAGCTTTAGATGATATTAGTGGGCACGGTAGAACTTTTAATATGTTCAGAACATTAGTGGCAAATGTATGCTTAGCTGTATGTTCAAAGAGTTTCACAATTTTCTACTCCATACTCATTTTCAGTAGGGCCACTATTTGTTGGAGATTGTTCATAGAATTGTTACGTTGTGGGGGTCTGCATGTACTGACCAACCACTCTTGGTGGCTGTTCTGAATATGATGAATAGAACGCTCCAGTTGCTCTACAACAGTaacctttttttcttcttctatccAGGGTGTTGAAGGAATCAAAGAATATGGAATGGATAAGCTCATCCAGGTCGCAGCAACCCAGCTCAGTGACCAGCTTCCCGAGTCAAGGGAGGCTGCTCGCAAGCTGTCACTGGAGCTGCAAGCATTCTACGAGAGGTCTCAAGCCTCAAGTTCAGGAGAAGGTGACAGCACATCTGCTACCTCACCAGAAGCTGAATCCTGGGAGGCTTTCTGCCAATCTAAGCTTTCCACACTAAGTGCCCAATCAATCCTTCGTGCCACTGTGGGTGTCCCTGTTGCCCCAAAAGAAACCGGCATTCCTGTTGCTCTAAAAGAAGCCGGCATTGCTCTTAAAGAAGGTGGCATCTCTATTGCTGTAAAAGAAGGCGCTGTCCTGGTTGCTCCAAAAGAAGACGGTGCTCCTGTTGCTCCAAAAGAAGGTGCCACGGCCTTGGGTTGCTAGCATTGGGAGATGGCGGATGCAGTGAGGTTGCAATTTTTTCCACATTCGATTCACGTTTTGCTGTACATGGTTTATGGTTTGGTCCGTTGGTACATCGAACCTCCTTTTGTTGAGCGTCAGCGCAGGAGTTCTTCATGTGCGATACCTGGGGGTGTTAATATCGGTGGGAGATATAGTCCCTTACAGTTGACTGTATAATCCTTTGGTTCCACTACTTGTCTATTTGGCATTGATTGGTCAGTCAGGCAAATGTAGAATTTCTTCCACAGCTTGATGTTTTGCTGGAGTGCCGCAGATCCCTACTCACCCCTcgtgtttctttttttttctgttcTTTTGCTTTGACATGTATTCTGTTTGTGTGTTGCATGCCTCGGGGCATGTGTTTCTGCTGCAGCTTAACCCTTAAGCTGATAACATGACGCCAAGCACTGTACGTGGAACAACTACAGAATTGCTGCACAACAGTCAGTCCGTCACGATCGTGGCGACTAGTATCGCGCAATCAAAAGGCTAAGCAAAACACTGCGGTCAACCTGAATGCAGCTTCTGAATATGTTTAAAAACACAGGAACACAACACACATAGTTAGAGTGAcatgtccttttcaagtactattATTCATTATTCAAGATTGAGAAACTACACGACTTTTTCTTGAAGAGTTTCTGATGAGAAAAAACAACTGAATTATACAAAAGAGGTTGCAGTGGATGAACAACTTCCCCAATAATACGACCTGCATAGGACAACAAATCCTATAAAATTTGAATCAAAGTAGCCCTTCGTGGTGCCTATGATTTTTGACCCGTGCTGAGAAGGACAACCTCGACGGACTATAAAATTTGAATCAAGTAGGCTACTGACATCTtctcaacagaaatatttttagcACGTCTCGTAATGTAAAGGTTCATTTCTTcctcaaaataaaataaataccGAAATAAAAAAGTTCATTTGGACCGCTCTTGGGCTTGCAAGGCCTTCTCTGATCCCTAGGAAATCTCCCTCACCCACCGGAATAGGCCTTGCCACACTGACCTGATCGGTAGAATAAAACCACACACCCATTGTCGCAACCTCAGAGTCGGAGGGAAGCCCACGCCCATTGTCATTCGTTGTTCTCCATCACACCGACGTTGGTGGCGAGCTGCTCAAGATGCCGACTCTCGACGAGGTTCTGGCTATGGAGGTGTTGTCTACTCCCCCTCCACGGCTCCACCCCATCCCTCCCTTTTTATGTGCGAATCTATGCTCGGATCCTTGAGTTCTTTTTCTGTATACCCTAGTTTATCCTGTAGCAAAATAGTTGAGTTGCTACCTCGTGGTGACGACTTAGACATGGCAAACAATTTGATACCGATAAAAATGTGAGACCTTTGATGTTTTTTTTTAACCGAGAAACCGTAGGGGAAACCCCAACGGTAAATTTTTatatactagcaaaagtgcccatgcgttgcaccgggaaaaaCAAATATTCTAATGCTTAAGCAAACCATTAATGTTGACACTTCTCGTCATTGTATCCATCGTCGATAGTGGTTAAATTTGTCTTATTCATAGTGAATATAATAAATGCTTAGAAGATTAAATTGCGAGCCCCTCATTGCACCGACTTGTAATTTCGTAGACTTGTAATGATGGAAGACGCCACCCTTAAATTTCAGTAAGATATGAATCCCAAAAAAAGTCCATGTGTTTCCTTCGGTTGGTGTTTTGGATTTTTTATGCCATAGAGAATTTAGTATAAATTCGGTCGTCATTTTGGCCCATTAATTATCTCTAGTTCAATTTATAAGAGAAAATAAGGTGGAGCTAACGATGCAATAGCTTAAGCAATCAGAGAACCAATAACTTTCTTTGAAAGATAGAAATAAACAGGTCCAAAGCATGGTAATTCCTACGCCAGCTGTTATGACCGGCCTGGTCTACCGCCGGAGGGGGCCCACTGGCCCAACCGGCCAGGCttagttaggggcttagcccagttAGCAGATTAGGGTTTTGCAGTTCTCTTATAAATACAAGTTGTAATAGACTATATCGATCAAGCAATAATCAATATCATTATTGCCGACTCCCAGAGGAGTCGGCCTTCTCCTGTCCGCGccgccccaaaccctagccgccgccttcccacgcgcccgcgacggcgccctgccgccggcgccgcctctcTTCCTCTCGCTCGCAGCACTTCCACCCCTACAATCTACTCCCCCGTCCTGGTAGAACCCTAGATTCTACCAATTTGGTATCAGAGACCTCAGTTACGATCATGTCTTCGAGCCagcccaccgccaccaccgccgccgcctccgagaCGCCGctggcctcctccgccgccgcgcacTGCCGCCGCCCTCCACGGGCGACGCGGCGCCCAGCGGATGCCGCCGGCACCGCCCCCTCCTCTCGCGG
It includes:
- the LOC127316589 gene encoding uncharacterized protein, producing the protein MSDSVLQDLKSAQPAGLEKSKESSVEPCNAKPVLNGSKCVKKEEKPLTECPDVTNGCDVAAVDVEYIDSENLTDLLDVDASLSTLLARLESKDWVKTCEALNNVRQLAIYHKERLQELLEPLVPLIVKSVKNPRSALCKTALMTCPDIFKAYGELMVDSIDLLLMPLFLKSSQDKRFVCEAAEAALMSMTSWISPSVLLPKMQPYLKNRNPRIRAKASVCFSNSVPRLGVEGIKEYGMDKLIQVAATQLSDQLPESREAARKLSLELQAFYERSQASSSGEGDSTSATSPEAESWEAFCQSKLSTLSAQSILRATVGVPVAPKETGIPVALKEAGIALKEGGISIAVKEGAVLVAPKEDGAPVAPKEGATALGC